TACTCTTCACAATTCTAATGTATTGATATTAGGCTTTGGAAGAATTGGCAAGATACTGGCAAATATGTTGCACGGTATAGGAGCAAATGTTTATATAGCAGCAAGAAAAGTTAAGGATATTGCTTGGATTAAAAGTTTAAATTACAAAGCAATAGGATTTAATCAATTGAATGAGAATGTTGGAGATATGGATTTTGTATTTAATACAATTCCGTCTTTAATACTTACTAAGGAGAGATTGGAACATTTCCATAGAAAAACCTTAATTATTGATTTAGCATCAAAACCTGGTGGTGTAGACTTTATGCAGGCAGAGGAACTGGGAATTAAGGTTATCCATGCTTTGGGATTGCCTGGGAAAGTAGCGCCATTAACTGCAGCTAATATCATAAAGGAGACTATTTACAATATTATTGAAGAAAGGGGCATTTAATATGGACTTTAATAAAATAAAATTAGGCTGGGCCTTAACTGGTTCATTTTGTAATTTCGAGTACGTTTTTCCCCAGATAGAAAAGGTTAAAGAACTAGGAGCAGATATATATCCGATAATTTCCTATTCTACCGATTCTTTTGATACGAGGTTTGGCAAAGCTCAAGAATGGAAGGATAAACTGAGTAAGATAACGGGCAGAGAAGTAATTTCCACCATAGTAGATGCGGAACCCGTCGGCCCTGAGTTAAAATTGGATATTATGATAGTAGCCCCGTGCACAGGAAATACCCTAGCTAAATTAGCTAATGCCATTACAGATACACCTGTAACCATGGCTTGTAAAGCCCATTTAAGGAACCAGAAGCCCTTAGTTTTAGCTATTGCAACCAACGATGCCCTAGGAGCCAATGCAAAAAATTTAGGGCTTCTACTAAATACAAAAAACGTCTATTTTGTACCTTTTAGTCAAGATAATCCATTCGGTAAACCTAATTCATTAATAGCTAACTTCGAGAAGATTGAATCTACTATAAGAGAAGCTTTGCTTGGAAGGCAAATTCAGCCTATATTAGATTAAAGGCCAAAAAATATAGGGGCTGTTTCATAACTGATAAATCAGCCATGAAACAGCCTTTTTTGTGTACATATAGATCTTATTATAAAAGATTTTATTAAAAATGTTTGGTTGATGAAATATGATAAATAAATTTATATGGTAATACCTTGATTTTTTATAATGATAAAAACCTTTCTGGTGGATAAAAAACAACGTATTGCTATTGCAACAGCACTTATTTATAAGGCTGTTTAAAAATAAAAAGCCTCTTAAAAGGAAAACAGGGCCAAAAGTATTAGCTTTTCGACCTGTTTTAATGTACTCGGCATGGACAACAGCTTGATGGTGAAAATCTATTACGGGATTAGTGGTTAGAACCATGGTTTAAACAATATTTGTCATGAGAAGTCAGCAGAGGCTATAATAATATCAAATTCTAGATATCGTAGGAGTTGCTGATTAGGTTCAAAAAAAGAGCTATTTCATAACTAATTTAATAGCTATGAAACAGCACAAGTTTTTGCTATTTTATTAAATGACTATACAAATTATTAGCAAAGTTATAAGCATTTTCATTACTGACTACTAAAGCCACTTCACCATTATGATAAGTGATTTCCAATATATTGCCGTTATTTTCTGCGATAAATATATTTAAACGTTTAAA
This genomic window from Tepidimicrobium xylanilyticum contains:
- a CDS encoding dipicolinate synthase subunit B; this encodes MDFNKIKLGWALTGSFCNFEYVFPQIEKVKELGADIYPIISYSTDSFDTRFGKAQEWKDKLSKITGREVISTIVDAEPVGPELKLDIMIVAPCTGNTLAKLANAITDTPVTMACKAHLRNQKPLVLAIATNDALGANAKNLGLLLNTKNVYFVPFSQDNPFGKPNSLIANFEKIESTIREALLGRQIQPILD
- the dpsA gene encoding dipicolinate synthase subunit DpsA; amino-acid sequence: MEPKKFLILGGDNRSIELANLLYEDGHNITISHIEGLNFRDCHIIIGPLPFTKDNKTINAPFHIEKIPIEIVFESMKKGQVLMAGGIADEQMKKAMKYGIELVDYFDREELQILNAIPTAEGAIKLAIEHSVITLHNSNVLILGFGRIGKILANMLHGIGANVYIAARKVKDIAWIKSLNYKAIGFNQLNENVGDMDFVFNTIPSLILTKERLEHFHRKTLIIDLASKPGGVDFMQAEELGIKVIHALGLPGKVAPLTAANIIKETIYNIIEERGI